A single genomic interval of Xyrauchen texanus isolate HMW12.3.18 chromosome 48, RBS_HiC_50CHRs, whole genome shotgun sequence harbors:
- the LOC127639453 gene encoding gastrula zinc finger protein XlCGF57.1-like: MDIKEESELEEKHHDFITGETSLSSSQTENVLQNRSQQSKAINAFTCPHCGKTFRQKTNLKRHIRIHTEENPFTCQQCGKSFRQKETLKSHVRVHTVEKPHACDQCGKTFRQKTNLKRHIRINSEENPFTCQQCGKSFRQKENLKIHMRVHTGEKPFTCVQCGNSFTQKETLQSHMRVHTGEKPHACDQCGKTFRQKTNLKRHKSIHSEENPFTCQQCGKGFRHKDNLNRHMTTHSREKPHTCQHCGKSFRQKENLKSHMKVHTGEKPHACDQCGTSFACKRNLKNHMRIHTGEKPYTCDQCGKSFKRSQSLHDHLLSHTGERSFNCDQCGKNFAVKSALKQHLRVHAKEKHICSLCEKSFTHLVNLKRHEKIHNGVKDYMFCECGKTFTASKDLKRHQRIHTGEKPHVFTL; this comes from the coding sequence ATGGACATTAAGGAGGAAAGTGAATTGGAGgagaaacatcatgatttcatCACTGGAGAAACATCTTTGAGTAGCTCTCAGACTGAAAATGTCTTACAAAACAGATCTCAACAATCAAAAGCCATAAAtgctttcacctgccctcattgtgGAAAGACTTTCAGACAAAAAACAAACCTTAAGAGGCACATAAGAATTCATACTGAAGAGAATCCTTTTACATGCcaacaatgtggaaagagtttcagacaAAAAGAAACTCTTAAGAGCCACGTGCGAGTTCACACTGTAGAGAAACCACAtgcatgtgatcagtgtggaaagacttTCAGACAAAAAACAAACCTTAAAAGGCACATAAGAATTAATTCTGAAGAGAATCCTTTTACATGCcaacagtgtggaaagagtttcaggcAAAAAGAAAACCTTAAGATCCATatgagagttcacactggagagaaacctttcacatgtGTTCAGTGTGGAAATAGTTTCACACAAAAAGAAACCCTTCAGAGCcacatgagagttcacactggagagaaaccgcacgcatgtgatcagtgtggaaagacttTCAGACAAAAAACAAACCTTAAGAGGCACAAAAGTATTCATTCTGAAGAAAATCCTTTCACATGCCAACAGTGTGGAAAGGGTTTTAGACATAAAGATAACTTAAATAGGCATATGACAACACACAGTAGAGAGAAGCCGCATACATGCCaacattgtggaaagagtttcagacaAAAAGAAAACCTTAAGAGCCACATGaaagttcatactggagagaaaccgcaCGCTTGTGATCAGTGTGGAACGAGTTTCGCGTGTAAAAGGAACCTTAAGAATCACAtgagaatccacactggagagaagccatacacatgtgatcagtgtggaaagagtttcaaaagGTCACAAAGTCTTCACGATCATCTGCTCTCTCACACTGGAGAAAGATcatttaactgtgatcagtgCGGTAAAAATTTTGCTGTGAAATCAGCCCTGAAGCAACACCTGAGAGTTCATGCAAAGGAGAAGCATATTTGTTCTTTGTGTGAAAAGAGTTTTACACATTTGGTGAACCTGAAAAGGCATGAGAAAATACACAACGGTGTGAAGGATTATATGTTCTGTGAGTGTGGAAAGACTTTTACTGCTTCCAAAGATTTGAAACGACAccagagaattcacactggagaaaaacctcacGTGTTCACGCTGTGA